In Tepidisphaeraceae bacterium, a genomic segment contains:
- a CDS encoding CAAX prenyl protease-related protein has product MDTAQTTSAPSRPGGFFRNVRDDAAYVLPMGAFLALTWLGGQFPDLFPIAYTIKTLVAAVLLYLLWSHYTKISWDYFWTGVLVGVVGVVQWIGTEELLLSVWPNYPRATSEPFNPFVEIESPWLLAAFVAVRWMGPTLVVPVMEELFWRDFLWRSLIAPNDFKLARVGEWDRNAFVIVALLFASVHMQMWVTSIVWALLIGGLLLSTRSLGACIIAHGVTNFLLGAYVLVTQDWKYW; this is encoded by the coding sequence TTGGATACCGCTCAAACGACATCCGCTCCGTCCCGGCCCGGCGGGTTCTTTCGCAACGTGCGCGACGATGCCGCGTACGTCCTGCCGATGGGCGCGTTCCTCGCGCTCACTTGGCTCGGCGGGCAGTTTCCCGATCTGTTCCCCATCGCTTACACCATAAAGACGCTGGTGGCTGCGGTGCTGCTGTACCTGCTGTGGTCGCACTACACGAAGATCAGCTGGGACTACTTCTGGACCGGCGTGCTGGTGGGCGTGGTCGGCGTCGTGCAGTGGATCGGCACAGAAGAGCTCCTGCTGAGCGTGTGGCCGAACTACCCGCGGGCCACCAGTGAGCCGTTCAACCCGTTCGTCGAAATCGAGTCCCCCTGGCTGCTGGCCGCGTTCGTCGCTGTGCGGTGGATGGGGCCGACGCTGGTCGTGCCGGTGATGGAGGAACTGTTCTGGCGCGACTTCCTCTGGCGCAGCCTCATCGCGCCCAACGACTTCAAGCTCGCCCGCGTCGGCGAGTGGGACCGCAACGCGTTCGTGATCGTCGCGCTGCTGTTCGCCAGCGTCCACATGCAGATGTGGGTCACGTCGATCGTATGGGCGCTGCTGATCGGCGGGCTGCTGCTGTCGACGCGCAGCCTCGGCGCCTGCATCATCGCGCACGGCGTCACGAACTTCCTGCTGGGCGCCTACGTGCTGGTGACGCAGGATTGGAAGTATTGGTAA
- a CDS encoding aldo/keto reductase, giving the protein MKYRTLGKTNQKVSVVGIGTWQFGGEWGKTFEQTEVDAMFRRGKELGINLVDTAECYGDHTSEALVGAAVQQDRGDWFIATKFGHKFHKAFTRTDERSADDVVKQLEGSLKALRTDYVDLLQYHSVRDTEADDQAVRDVLAKLVKDGKVRFVGNSVGSNDNMHQVGNATAVGVSVIQLIYNRLDRKPEERTFASCIEQNLGVLARVPLASGFLSGKYKPGATFDESDVRSRWKDRDQDEKLQQVEEISRTEVPAGVPMAQWALAWCLQHPAVSSVIPGCKNVAQVESNAAAAELDYLVRDDHPQAWRGAAQ; this is encoded by the coding sequence ATGAAATATCGCACGCTTGGCAAGACGAATCAGAAGGTGTCCGTCGTCGGCATTGGCACGTGGCAGTTCGGTGGCGAGTGGGGCAAGACGTTCGAACAGACGGAAGTGGATGCGATGTTCCGGCGCGGGAAGGAACTGGGCATCAACCTGGTCGACACGGCCGAGTGTTACGGTGACCACACGTCCGAGGCGCTCGTCGGCGCAGCGGTGCAGCAGGATCGCGGCGACTGGTTCATCGCGACCAAGTTTGGGCACAAGTTCCACAAGGCCTTCACCCGCACCGACGAGCGATCCGCCGACGATGTCGTGAAGCAACTGGAAGGATCGCTGAAGGCGCTGCGGACCGATTACGTCGATCTGCTGCAATACCACAGCGTGCGCGACACGGAGGCCGACGATCAAGCCGTGCGCGACGTGCTGGCGAAGTTGGTGAAGGACGGGAAGGTCCGCTTCGTCGGCAACAGCGTCGGCAGCAACGACAACATGCACCAGGTGGGCAACGCGACGGCAGTGGGCGTGAGCGTGATTCAGCTCATCTACAACCGGCTCGACCGAAAGCCGGAGGAACGCACGTTCGCGTCGTGCATCGAACAGAACCTGGGCGTGCTGGCGCGCGTGCCGTTGGCCAGTGGGTTCCTCAGTGGCAAGTACAAGCCGGGCGCCACGTTCGACGAGAGCGACGTGCGCAGCCGATGGAAGGATCGCGACCAGGACGAGAAGCTACAGCAGGTCGAGGAGATCAGCCGCACCGAGGTGCCGGCCGGCGTGCCGATGGCGCAATGGGCGCTGGCGTGGTGCCTGCAACACCCGGCCGTCAGCAGTGTGATTCCCGGTTGCAAGAACGTCGCGCAGGTCGAGAGCAACGCCGCGGCGGCGGAACTGGATTATCTGGTGCGGGACGATCACCCGCAGGCATGGCGGGGCGCGGCGCAGTAG